The following is a genomic window from candidate division WOR-3 bacterium.
ATCCTTTTTTCATTCCGCACAATCACTTCCGGCGTTTTTATACCTGAAAGCAGTGCCTTTACCCGATTATTTCTGGTTATCACTCTTTTATATAAATCATTGAGGTCGCTGGTGGCGTATCTCCCGCCTTCCAGGGCAACGAGAGGGCGAAGATCAGGGGGAATGACCGGGATCCGAGTTAGCATCATCCATTCCGGGCGATTCCCGGATTCTCTAAGCGCCTCTACGAGTTTAAGTTTGTTTATCAATTTAATCCGGCGGGCTTCCAGTGTCTCCTTATCCAGTTTTACCCGTAAATCCGATGCCAGATTGTCCAGGTCGATTTCTTTCAATAGATCATAGATAGGTTGGCCTCCGGTATCAGCACGAAAACCTTCGTACTTTGTCTTGGCTTCATGGTATTCTTCTTCGTTGATCACCCGTCCTTTAGGATAGGGTGAATTCCCGGGTTCAACCACTATGTAATCTTCATAATTGAGTATCCTTTCTAATTGATTGATGGTTAAGTCCAGAAGCAAACCGATCTTGCTGGGCGGGATTTTGTAAAAGAAGATATGTGCCACGGGCACGGCGAGGTCAATGTGTCCCATACGTTCCCGGCGGACGGAAGCAGGCAGTACTTCGACACCGCATCGATCGCAGACGGTGCCGCGGTATTTCGCCTTTTTGTATTTTCCACAGGCGCACTCATAGTCCTTAACGGGCCCAAATATTTTTTCGCAGAATAATCCATCCTTTTCCGGTCGTTGGGTCCGATAATTTATGGTGTCTGCCCGGGTAACTTCTCCTTTGGACCAGGAAAGGATTGTCTCGGGTGAGGCAAGACTCAATTTTATTCCAATAAAATCTGATAGATCGATTAAATCTGGAGGATTATGTTTCATTATTTTCCTCCTTATTTTCCTTATTTTCCTTCATAAAGCTTACATTGAGACACAACCCTTGCAATTCTTTGAGTAACACATTAAACGATGCCGGTGCTCGAGGTTTGGGTGGATTTTTGCCCCGGATTAATGCTTCATACATTGCCGCCCGACCATCAACATCGTCGGATTTTACAGTTAACATCTCCTGGAGGGTGTAAGCTGCCCCATAAGCCTCGAGTGCCCAAACTTCCATTTCACCCAGCCGCTGGCCACCAAATTGCGCCTTTCCGCCAAGGGGTTGCTGGGTGATGAGAGAGTAGGGACCGCTGGAACGGGCATGCATCTTTTCATCAACCATGTGGATCAACTTCAGCATATACATATATCCTACGGTCACCTTGGAATCAAAAGGCAATCCGGTCCGGCCATCGTAAAGCGTTACCTGACCAGACTCTGGTAATCCCGCCTCCTTTAATTTCTCTTTGATTTCTTCTACCGTGGCACCATTGAAGACTGGGGAGAGGGCATAAAATTGCATTTTATGAGCGGCCCAGCCTAAATGAGTTTCCAATATCTGTCCCACATTCATCCGCGAGGGAACACCGAGAGGATTTAAAACAATATCCACAGGCGTGCCGTCAGCAAGATAAGGCATATCTTCTTCCGGAACAATCTTGGCGACCACCCCTTTATTTCCATGCCTGCCGGCCATTTTATCGCCAACCGAAATCTTGCGCTTTTGGGCGATATAAACCTTGACAATTTTTAAAACACCATAGGGTAATTCATCCCCCCTTAATAACTTGTCTTCTTCAATCTTCTTATCCGCTTTCAATTGTTGAATTTGTTCTTCATATTCCTTAATAATTTTCGCCACCTGCTCATTAATTTTACTGTTTTCAACAAAATTTTCGTCCGCCGTGATTTTTTCGCTATTTAAATCCTCAAAGAATTTTTCATCAAATTTTTGACCTTTTTTTAGAATCACGCGTCCTTTATCATCCCGAATCGTGGAATCTGCAGTCTGCTCGCAGAGTAGATTCTTAAGTAATTCATTACGGGTGTGAATTATTTCATTATGCATCTGGGCGAATTCCTGTTTTATCTTCCGCTCTCTTTCTTCCATTACTGCCTTTGCTAATGGGTCATTGGTACGGCGGGTCAAAACCCGGACGTCAATAACCACGCCTTCTACACCGGGTTCCACCCGGAGCGAAGTATCTCGGACGTTGGCAGCTTTTTCGACAAATATGGCACGCATTAATCGTTCTTCAGGGGTGAGTTCACTCTCACCCTTAGGTGTGATTTTTCCTACCAGAATATCATCCGGTCCAACCTCGGCTCCGATTCGTACAATCCCGAACTGATCAAGATCTTTACATAATGACTCCGGTACCCCGGGAATATCCCTGGTGATCTCTTCTGGTCCGAGCTTTGTTTCACGAACTTCGCAATCAAATTCCAAAATGTGAATAGAAGTAAAGGTATCTTCTTTTAATAATCGTTCACTCACCACAATTGCATCTTCAAAATTGTAGCCTAGATAGGGAAGGAAGGCAATAAGAACATTTTTACCCAGGGCGAGAGTTCCCTCTTTAGTTGCGTAGCCATCGGCGAGAACCTGACCTTTTTTCACTACCTCTCCAATTTTGACCAGCGGACGTTGATGGATACAGGTATTCTGATTAGAACGGATGAATTTTGCGAGCTGGTACTTGTACCTCTTACCCTTTTCCGTTTTGACGATTATTTGATTTGCATCTACATATTCCACGGTTCCATCTTCTTCAGCGATCAATAATGTTCCGGAATCCCGAGCAATCTTACTTTCCATCCCGGTCTGAACCAGAGGAATATCAGGGTTAATCAAAGGCACGGCCTGACGTTGCATATTGGAACCCATCAGGGCGCGGTCCGCATCATCATGCTCTAAGAATGGTATTAAGGAAGTTGTGGGACTGAATACTTGTTCTGGTGAAACATCCATGTAATTGACCTCTTCAGGTGGCACCATTGGAAATTCCCCTTTGCGCCGGCAGAGGACACGGTCGACAAGAATTTTCCCATTTTTATCAACCGGGGTGTTGGCTTGAGCAATGGTGCATTTATCTTCTTCATCAGCACGGAGGTAGACACATTTGTTTTTCACTATCCCATTCTGGACTTCCCAATAGGGTGAAACGATAAAACCATAATCATCAATGCGCGCATAACTGGAAAGACTGGAGATTAAACCGATATTTGGTCCTTCCGGGGTTTCAATCGGGCAGATACGTCCATAATGGGAATGATGGACATCGCGGACTTCAAAACCAGCGGTCTGGCGAGTGAGACCACCTTGACCCAGCGAGGAGATACGCCGTTTGTGGGTTAACTCAGAGATAGGGTTTGTTTGCTCCATAAACTGGGAGAGCTGGGAGGTTGTAAAAAACTTCATTAAAATGTTGGAAACAAGATGGGGATTGATCAATTCCTGTGGTGAAAGGTTTTCCTCTTCCAAGAGCGATGCTTTTTCCCTAATGCTCTGGATTAATTGGGTTATCGCCTGTTTAAATTGGTTTTCGAGTAATTCACCAACTCGGCGCACCCGGCGGTTCCCTAAATGATCAATATCATCGGGTTCAAATTCTTTATTAGCAAAGCGGAATAATTCCCGCAGCACCATGATTAAATCGTTGATTGTGAGTGTGGTAGACTTAGGTTCTTCTTTAATATCAAAACGTTGATTGATTTTAAAACGCCCGACTTCTCCCAGATCAAAATACGACTTGTTGAAGAGAAGATCGTTGATAAAATTACAAGCAAATTCAGGGGTGGGCGGCGGGATGGTTCTTAATAGAGAATATATCTTTTTTGCCGCATCTTCCCGGGTTTTAATATTGCTCGGGTCTTTTTTAATGGTGTTGGCTAAAATTGAAACCCCAGGCTCTCGAGAGTCTACTATTTTAACCTTTTTCACTCCGTGATTTTTTAATATCTCATAATTAGTTTCGTCAATCAAATCCAGCACCCGAAAATTGATGTTGTCTCCGATGGTTATTTCCTCAGCCAGAAAACAGTTTTTCGCTTCGTCAATTTCCACAATCTTGGTTTTAAAGAAGAGATTGACGATTTCCTCCTCCTGGTACCCAAGGCTTTTCAAAAAGAGGGTCCCTGAAATCCTTTTTTTCCGATCAAGTATAGCCCAGAAATAATTTTGAGGATCAACGATGAATTCAATCCATTGACCATGGTAAGGTATGATCATCGCCGAATAGTTATCGTTTTCTTCGCTGTAATAGACGCCTGGAGAGCGGTGAATCTGGTTGACGATAACTCGTTCCACACCATTGATTACAAATGTGCCTCGGTGTGTCATTAATGGTAGATCGCAAAGATAGATTTCCTGTTCCGTCACTGAACGCAGGGTATTGTCGTTTTCCTTGCACAATAATTGGAAGGTCACGCGGAGGGGTATGGAATAGGTAACCCCCTTCTCAATAGCTTCCTGGACTGTGTATTTAGGAAGGCCCAAACGATGTGATACATACCGCAATTCGTAGCGATTGTGAATGCCAGTTATCGGAAATAACTCTTTGAATACCTTACCAATCGCAACATCCCGGAATTTTTTGTAAGATTCGGTTTGAACCTCAAGAAGATGGGGCATGTTGAAGGTGACTTTATTTTTTGAAAAATCTATGATGTTCATATGCCTCCTGTTTCGGTGACTTAAGGTCTATTGAGCAGGGTTTTAAAAATGATAAGGGAGAATAACCCAACTCAATAATGATTTTACTTTATTTCAACCGTTGCCCCTACTTCTTCAAGTTTCGTTTTAAAGGTCTGGGCTTCTTCCTTGGTAGCACCCTCTTTTATTACCTTGGGTGGATTGTCGACAAGCTCTTTGGCTTCTTTCAAACCCAACCCGGTGAGTTCTCGTAATACCTTCAGGACCTGAATTTTCTTATCACCACTGGCAGTAAGGGTAATTGTATATTCACTTTTTTCTTCCGCAGCCGCTTTGGCTGTTTCCACACCCCCTACAGGTTGGGCGACCATTTGAACAGGCGCAGCCGCGGTGACTCCAAATTTGTCCTGGAGGGCTTTTACCAACTCGGAGAGCTCCAGAACTGTGAGATTGCTTATATCTTCGACTAATTGCTCAACACTTCTTTTTTCTTTAGTTGTCATTGCTAACCCCCTTTATTTTTGACTGTTTATTTTATCTCTAATTGCATCAATGGTGAATAATAATTTTTGTATAACACCGTTTAAGGTGTTTACGAAATTACCCACGATATTTAATGAACCAACCACACTTTGTATTAAAAAACTTTTTGAAGGTATCCGAGCGAGTTCAGCCACACCTTCTGCATCAAAAACACTTCCTTCAACAAAGGCACCTTTGATTTTTAAACCCTCAACCTCCTTTAAAATCTTTGTCGGCACAAGTGGGTCGTCATAGGCGATGGCAATACCCAATGGACCAAAAAATAATTTCCTGAGGGATTCGACCTCATAACCAAGGTTTTGCAGGGCACGCAGTCCAATAGTATTCTTTACGACCAGATAATTGCAACGATTTTTCTTCAATTCTCGGCGCAGTTTTTCCATTTGCTGGACATTGAGCCCGGTAAAATCAGTAAAGTAGAATGCCTTAGCATCCTTCAAGAGTTCCGTACTTTTTTTGAGGATTTCAACATTTCGTGGCGATGGCATCGGTTCCTCCCATCTTGTTGAATCAGAAAATATTGACTACTTTGTTTTCAAAAATTCTTTTTCATTGATTTTTATCCCGGGACCAAATGTAGAGGAGACGGTAATAGACTTAATAAACTGCCCTTTGACGGTCGGTGGTTTGGCTGCAATCAGGTCATTGATAAAGGTCTGGATGTTAGCCTCTAGATGTTCCGATGGAAAAGAGACCTTTCCTACCAGGGCATGGACACAGCCTCCTTTATCCGATTTAAATTCGATTTTCCCTTTCTTTAAGGCTTTAACCTGGGGACCGACTTCAAAGGTTACAGTGCCAGTTTTAGGTGAAGGCATCAGCCCCTTGGGACCGAGAATCTTTCCTAATTTACCGACTTCAGGCATGGCATCCGGAGTTGCAATTACACTATCGAAATCAATCCAGCCTGATTTTATTTTTTCAATATATTCTTCAAACCCAACATAGTCTGCACCCGCTTCCTTGGCCTCTTTTTCTTTTTCGCCTTTGGTGAGCACGAGGATTTTTTTGGTCTTTCCGGTACCGTAAGGTAGTTCCGATGTCCCCCGTACCATCTGGTCTTGTTTCTTGGTGTTGATATTCAATTTTATTGCCAGGTCAACCGATTCACTGCACTTTGCCGTAGCCGTATTTTTAAGAATCTCAATTGCTTCTTTTAAAGAATATTTTTTGTTTCGGTCAAATTTGGCTAATGCTTCGTTATAACGTTTTGATCTCTTCATTCCTGCTCCACGATGATACCCATATTCCGAGCCGTTCCTTCAATTATTTTCATTGCCTTTTCTAAACTATCACAGTTGAGGTCTTTCATTTTTTTCTGGGCGATTTCTTCCAGTTG
Proteins encoded in this region:
- the rplA gene encoding 50S ribosomal protein L1 — translated: MKRSKRYNEALAKFDRNKKYSLKEAIEILKNTATAKCSESVDLAIKLNINTKKQDQMVRGTSELPYGTGKTKKILVLTKGEKEKEAKEAGADYVGFEEYIEKIKSGWIDFDSVIATPDAMPEVGKLGKILGPKGLMPSPKTGTVTFEVGPQVKALKKGKIEFKSDKGGCVHALVGKVSFPSEHLEANIQTFINDLIAAKPPTVKGQFIKSITVSSTFGPGIKINEKEFLKTK
- the rplL gene encoding 50S ribosomal protein L7/L12; the protein is MTTKEKRSVEQLVEDISNLTVLELSELVKALQDKFGVTAAAPVQMVAQPVGGVETAKAAAEEKSEYTITLTASGDKKIQVLKVLRELTGLGLKEAKELVDNPPKVIKEGATKEEAQTFKTKLEEVGATVEIK
- the rpoB gene encoding DNA-directed RNA polymerase subunit beta gives rise to the protein MNIIDFSKNKVTFNMPHLLEVQTESYKKFRDVAIGKVFKELFPITGIHNRYELRYVSHRLGLPKYTVQEAIEKGVTYSIPLRVTFQLLCKENDNTLRSVTEQEIYLCDLPLMTHRGTFVINGVERVIVNQIHRSPGVYYSEENDNYSAMIIPYHGQWIEFIVDPQNYFWAILDRKKRISGTLFLKSLGYQEEEIVNLFFKTKIVEIDEAKNCFLAEEITIGDNINFRVLDLIDETNYEILKNHGVKKVKIVDSREPGVSILANTIKKDPSNIKTREDAAKKIYSLLRTIPPPTPEFACNFINDLLFNKSYFDLGEVGRFKINQRFDIKEEPKSTTLTINDLIMVLRELFRFANKEFEPDDIDHLGNRRVRRVGELLENQFKQAITQLIQSIREKASLLEEENLSPQELINPHLVSNILMKFFTTSQLSQFMEQTNPISELTHKRRISSLGQGGLTRQTAGFEVRDVHHSHYGRICPIETPEGPNIGLISSLSSYARIDDYGFIVSPYWEVQNGIVKNKCVYLRADEEDKCTIAQANTPVDKNGKILVDRVLCRRKGEFPMVPPEEVNYMDVSPEQVFSPTTSLIPFLEHDDADRALMGSNMQRQAVPLINPDIPLVQTGMESKIARDSGTLLIAEEDGTVEYVDANQIIVKTEKGKRYKYQLAKFIRSNQNTCIHQRPLVKIGEVVKKGQVLADGYATKEGTLALGKNVLIAFLPYLGYNFEDAIVVSERLLKEDTFTSIHILEFDCEVRETKLGPEEITRDIPGVPESLCKDLDQFGIVRIGAEVGPDDILVGKITPKGESELTPEERLMRAIFVEKAANVRDTSLRVEPGVEGVVIDVRVLTRRTNDPLAKAVMEERERKIKQEFAQMHNEIIHTRNELLKNLLCEQTADSTIRDDKGRVILKKGQKFDEKFFEDLNSEKITADENFVENSKINEQVAKIIKEYEEQIQQLKADKKIEEDKLLRGDELPYGVLKIVKVYIAQKRKISVGDKMAGRHGNKGVVAKIVPEEDMPYLADGTPVDIVLNPLGVPSRMNVGQILETHLGWAAHKMQFYALSPVFNGATVEEIKEKLKEAGLPESGQVTLYDGRTGLPFDSKVTVGYMYMLKLIHMVDEKMHARSSGPYSLITQQPLGGKAQFGGQRLGEMEVWALEAYGAAYTLQEMLTVKSDDVDGRAAMYEALIRGKNPPKPRAPASFNVLLKELQGLCLNVSFMKENKENKEENNET
- the rplJ gene encoding 50S ribosomal protein L10 encodes the protein MPSPRNVEILKKSTELLKDAKAFYFTDFTGLNVQQMEKLRRELKKNRCNYLVVKNTIGLRALQNLGYEVESLRKLFFGPLGIAIAYDDPLVPTKILKEVEGLKIKGAFVEGSVFDAEGVAELARIPSKSFLIQSVVGSLNIVGNFVNTLNGVIQKLLFTIDAIRDKINSQK